AGAAATTTCAATGAGCAAGAGTGACAAACATCAGGAAGCTTCTCTGGGCGCCCATTTAGACCCCCAGATTTAACTTGTCTTTCACATAACCACCAACCAAGGAGGTCCTTATCAACATGATGTAGAGACCCTGTAATTGCGAGAGCTGCCACACAACAGAAAACTGCAATGGTAACATAGTCAAAATTGTGTTACGGTAATGCAGCAATAGGCAACTCAAAATGTTAAGAAGACTGCTGGAAATATGGAACTAAGTGGAATATAGAGGTTGAAAACCAATGAAGAGATGCTGCTTTTCACTAACAGATATGCCATTACTGTCATAGCAAAGGAACACATTCATTCTGCAAAACCTGTTCCTTTCATGTGAGACAAAGAAGAAATCAAAGGAAGGATGGATTTTTCTCCAAAGCATTCTCAGATTATGTCCATTAGCTGTTCATCAaactaggccccacaaactgatCCATCCCCTCGTGAATATGTCAAAGCTGCTGACAACTTGGAGTACTACTCAACATCAGTATGGCATTATCTTTTAACTTATCATTTATCCTTTTGGTTCTTGCCAAGTAATCCCGGTTTATGAGGGTGCTTCTTGTCTTGGTTGATGATAAAATGATGTCCAGATCATGAACTCAGGTTAAACTGATAGTCGGGCACTGATATTTTTTTCTGACAACAGAGAAATCTTCGAGGACCAGTGGATAATAAGCAGTCCGGCTTTGATATCTTAGGAATTAATTAGAACAATCAGGGAATGGATCCCTTTAGTAGCAGTAAATGCAAATAAAAGGTCTGTGTGGATGTTTTCCAACTCCAAAATCAATAGAGTTAGACTTTACAGTAGAATAGACGATCTCACTTGCTTTTCAGTTCAGAAGCCACTGTAAGTATGATAAAttgcatgatttctatatgtgacATACTTTGCCCAGCATGAGATTCTGCTCCTGGTGTGCATCCAAATCCACCATCCACATTCTTGCAACTTAAAATATATTTCACTGCTTTTCCAACATCAACCTTATCTAACTGATGCATCAATGCGAGTGAAAGGATCGCAATGTAAGAGAACCTACGCAAAGTATATTCAGGTCATTATATTTTCATTTCTCAAAAGAAGATATGGCTTAAACCTTGGCCTTATAAGTAACTTTAAAAACTAGAAATCAAATAACGGATCCTAAATTTAAAACAGCAAACAAAGTGAAGCTGCTACCGTGTATCGACTTCACCCCATATGTCACCAGAAAAGGATCCATCTTCGTTTTGCAGGGCTGCAATATCTGGCTGAAAAGTTAAGCTCACCACAGCGACACCCAAATTTCTTAATAGTACTTCACACTGCCAATGTCGAGAATGCCACCTTTTGTGATGAGTACTCTTTATGTTAGTTTGACCACGTTTTTTGTTTTGTGATGTTAAAATGGGAAAATGAGTAAATGCTAGCATTGCAGCAGAGTTCATGAGTTCATAGATGTTATACATAGATCGAAAAGATATGTACATGGAACCTCCAAAACAGTCGTAAATGTCAGAAGACATGAAGTAGGATACAACTCGACACCTTATCAATGTCAAGAACATGTATTTTATCAAATAACGCCAAGACTTGAATAGCACTAAGTGTATACAGCACGTGCGGATCATGTCCAATATTACCACCAAATCCATCTGCATATTATACAAATATAGAAGTGAACCTATACATACAGATCAAGTAGATCAGAACATGAAGTGACTCCCTCtcaagggaaaagaaaagacaaaaacaaCATCCATTAAAAAAAGCAGTGGGCACAGTATAGCTGCAACATTGAAACACTGACAAAAATTCAATgccagaaagaaagaaaaaagtgcAAGCTACAAACCAGATTCGTGTTGGCACTGCATGACCCATGAAATAACTTCATCTTGCTCCACAGCAGCAAGCTTGCCCATGATATCCAGAGTTGTCAATCCCCAGTATGCCCCATTTAATCTTAGATGCTCCATCACCACAGATTCAAAATCATCTTTCCTCTGAAGGTATATAGGCACGTATTAGAGAAAGCAAAT
This sequence is a window from Nicotiana sylvestris chromosome 3, ASM39365v2, whole genome shotgun sequence. Protein-coding genes within it:
- the LOC104221046 gene encoding geranylgeranyl transferase type-2 subunit beta 1-like isoform X3, whose translation is MKLFHGSCSANTNLMDLVVILDMIRTCCIHLVLFKSWRYLIKYMFLTLIRCRVPDIAALQNEDGSFSGDIWGEVDTRFSYIAILSLALMHQLDKVDVGKAVKYILSCKNVDGGFGCTPGAESHAGQIFCCVAALAITGSLHHVDKDLLGWWLCERQVKSGGLNGRPEKLPDVCYSWWVLSSLIMIDRVHWIDKGKLVKFILDCQDKENGGISDRPDDAVDVFHTYFGVAGLSLLEYPGIKPIDPAYALPVDIVNRVILGR
- the LOC104221046 gene encoding geranylgeranyl transferase type-2 subunit beta 1-like isoform X2; this translates as MGELMVEKHVKFILAVEKRKDDFESVVMEHLRLNGAYWGLTTLDIMGKLAAVEQDEVISWVMQCQHESDGFGGNIGHDPHVLYTLSAIQVLALFDKIHVLDIDKVSSYIAALQNEDGSFSGDIWGEVDTRFSYIAILSLALMHQLDKVDVGKAVKYILSCKNVDGGFGCTPGAESHAGQIFCCVAALAITGSLHHVDKDLLGWWLCERQVKSGGLNGRPEKLPDVCYSWWVLSSLIMIDRVHWIDKGKLVKFILDCQDKENGGISDRPDDAVDVFHTYFGVAGLSLLEYPGIKPIDPAYALPVDIVNRVILGR
- the LOC104221046 gene encoding geranylgeranyl transferase type-2 subunit beta 1-like isoform X1 → MGELMVEKHVKFILAVEKRKDDFESVVMEHLRLNGAYWGLTTLDIMGKLAAVEQDEVISWVMQCQHESGSLLYLYNMQMDLVVILDMIRTCCIHLVLFKSWRYLIKYMFLTLIRCRVPDIAALQNEDGSFSGDIWGEVDTRFSYIAILSLALMHQLDKVDVGKAVKYILSCKNVDGGFGCTPGAESHAGQIFCCVAALAITGSLHHVDKDLLGWWLCERQVKSGGLNGRPEKLPDVCYSWWVLSSLIMIDRVHWIDKGKLVKFILDCQDKENGGISDRPDDAVDVFHTYFGVAGLSLLEYPGIKPIDPAYALPVDIVNRVILGR